A genomic stretch from Enterococcus wangshanyuanii includes:
- a CDS encoding type IV secretory system conjugative DNA transfer family protein, with product MNFFSKERITKGKRNRRKNYEEAKQSPLRHLARKDLLWGLNIGMFLLVTFLLNYVFTKIHVSSQNGGLLTGIVVPISKLSFLNYGSIFYYPILYLLLIGLYIGLAIRATYDFYNSFVSLEEEYVQGTLEWEEEKNLLNQYYAVPVHPLCEGEDFFPGKGGFPISRVPRALHDQVRQQEPIETEKPLESIPLFEELPVSNGKIQLKTSDLTTESLESLMAKAREQHGYGAVPKGKHVIKLYDELTVPEAKPKEFYYLIAQEPSNSIILAITRGGKDVYFINPFLDILSRAERIEDRPSFVMTATKGDEPRMWYDTLQKRGYIVRICNTVRQYYSDPYNPLSVVYNFYKKYVTLKKTNKHESSRFLAEAENALKSSALTFFQGKGNQKDGDFWIKACHNLFMATGLAIADQAVRENSQVKFNPYAIYNVVNEMLNIHISAETPEYLDKLTDNPIEKNKLLKKYDGKSALHVFFLELPMTHPARKYYWAILASAPAEVTLGNVVTHFDGDMEPFLNEANAKMSATDDGFDFEEIGFGDKPVACFIVMSQSEKGNNALGMLYLEQTYLVNEKRCTLETPSRTYRDIHYIIQEAGNLGMGVANLANKWTSGLGQGLFFHLVLQDLEQLTELYSEPVKKTIVGNTGNLMYIRSGSLETNKYLAERLGKRSNYSKTRHRQSPSSVKTSETESSERIELMYASELERLKKSETVVLRLSHVDDLDGEPIYQYPIYNSIGSDSNMMPFYEYRNNKVLSWDEIPVNNEFMNLEIEDLLITLQGVSKEEKAAPSLVMDQTTQTKAYADEESLFDSLPETISSPVELRPKKKKRGDSEVSQLTLFSTNEMKAAYDEAKKKELQRKQEWYKSLVSIFPKGAENQLVKDYFTSEERSKLNIVLRITHLKDKIVMKEFKTIIENQTIHSMISFLASNEKNGLCQNMRQKIEEMKGGTLS from the coding sequence ATGAACTTTTTTTCAAAAGAACGAATAACGAAAGGAAAGCGAAATAGACGGAAAAATTATGAGGAAGCGAAACAATCACCTTTACGTCATTTAGCACGTAAAGACCTGTTGTGGGGCTTGAACATAGGCATGTTTCTCCTTGTCACATTCTTGTTGAACTATGTATTCACAAAAATTCATGTATCTTCTCAAAATGGCGGATTGTTAACAGGAATCGTCGTACCAATATCCAAGCTTTCATTTTTGAATTATGGGAGTATTTTTTACTATCCAATACTCTACTTATTATTAATAGGCTTGTATATTGGTCTTGCAATCAGAGCTACCTATGATTTCTACAATAGCTTCGTTTCATTAGAAGAAGAGTATGTTCAGGGAACGCTAGAATGGGAAGAAGAGAAAAATCTCTTGAATCAATACTATGCCGTTCCTGTACACCCACTGTGTGAAGGAGAAGACTTCTTTCCAGGTAAAGGCGGTTTTCCTATAAGCCGTGTTCCTCGTGCATTGCATGACCAAGTTCGACAACAAGAACCTATTGAAACAGAGAAACCGTTAGAAAGTATCCCTCTATTTGAAGAGTTACCGGTATCGAATGGAAAAATACAGCTAAAAACGAGTGATCTCACAACAGAAAGTTTAGAATCGCTGATGGCCAAAGCAAGAGAACAACACGGATATGGTGCAGTGCCAAAAGGAAAGCATGTCATTAAGCTGTATGATGAGCTAACAGTTCCCGAAGCCAAACCTAAAGAGTTTTACTACTTAATCGCTCAAGAGCCGTCAAACTCGATTATATTAGCGATTACACGTGGAGGAAAGGATGTATACTTCATTAATCCGTTTCTTGATATTTTATCAAGAGCGGAACGAATAGAAGATCGTCCTTCTTTCGTTATGACAGCAACAAAAGGTGATGAACCACGAATGTGGTATGACACCTTACAGAAGCGTGGATATATTGTTCGAATTTGTAATACTGTTCGTCAATATTATTCAGATCCATACAATCCGCTATCGGTCGTCTATAATTTTTATAAAAAATATGTCACGTTAAAGAAAACAAATAAACATGAAAGCAGCCGTTTTTTAGCTGAAGCGGAAAATGCCTTGAAAAGTAGTGCATTAACTTTTTTTCAAGGGAAAGGAAATCAAAAAGACGGTGATTTTTGGATAAAAGCTTGTCATAACTTGTTTATGGCTACAGGACTAGCAATCGCAGATCAAGCAGTCCGAGAAAATAGTCAAGTCAAGTTTAATCCATATGCCATTTATAACGTAGTGAATGAGATGTTAAATATTCATATTTCAGCAGAAACGCCTGAATACTTGGATAAGCTGACGGATAATCCGATTGAAAAAAATAAGCTATTAAAAAAATATGATGGAAAATCAGCGTTACATGTGTTCTTTTTAGAATTACCAATGACGCACCCCGCACGTAAATATTACTGGGCCATTCTAGCTAGTGCTCCGGCGGAGGTAACTTTAGGAAACGTTGTTACTCACTTTGATGGGGATATGGAACCATTCCTAAATGAAGCGAATGCCAAAATGTCTGCAACAGATGATGGGTTTGACTTTGAAGAAATTGGTTTTGGTGATAAACCAGTTGCTTGTTTTATCGTCATGAGCCAATCAGAGAAAGGAAACAACGCTCTAGGCATGTTGTATTTAGAACAGACATACCTGGTAAATGAGAAACGCTGCACGTTAGAAACTCCGTCTCGAACGTATCGGGATATTCACTATATTATTCAAGAAGCTGGTAACTTAGGCATGGGTGTAGCAAACCTAGCGAACAAATGGACGTCTGGTCTAGGACAAGGGCTATTTTTCCATTTGGTGTTACAAGATTTAGAACAATTGACCGAATTGTATTCGGAACCTGTGAAAAAGACGATCGTAGGGAATACCGGGAACCTTATGTATATTCGATCTGGATCGCTAGAAACAAATAAATATCTAGCTGAGCGGTTAGGAAAGCGTTCAAATTATTCAAAAACAAGGCATAGACAGAGTCCGTCGAGCGTTAAAACGTCAGAAACAGAAAGTTCTGAACGAATTGAATTGATGTATGCGTCAGAACTAGAACGGCTTAAAAAATCAGAAACGGTTGTTTTACGGCTATCTCACGTCGATGATTTGGACGGAGAGCCAATTTATCAGTACCCAATCTACAATAGCATAGGCTCTGATTCAAATATGATGCCGTTCTATGAATATAGAAACAATAAGGTGCTGTCTTGGGATGAAATACCCGTCAATAATGAGTTTATGAACTTGGAAATAGAAGATTTACTTATTACCTTGCAGGGAGTGAGCAAAGAAGAAAAAGCAGCACCTTCTCTAGTTATGGATCAAACAACACAAACGAAAGCATATGCTGATGAGGAATCGTTGTTTGATTCGTTACCAGAAACAATCTCTTCCCCAGTAGAATTACGTCCTAAGAAAAAGAAAAGAGGTGATTCAGAAGTGTCGCAACTAACTTTATTTTCAACGAATGAAATGAAAGCAGCCTATGATGAAGCTAAGAAAAAAGAATTACAAAGAAAGCAAGAGTGGTACAAATCATTAGTGTCTATTTTTCCTAAAGGTGCAGAAAATCAATTAGTAAAAGACTACTTCACTTCTGAGGAACGATCAAAATTAAATATCGTGCTAAGAATCACTCATTTAAAAGATAAGATCGTGATGAAAGAATTCAAGACGATCATAGAAAATCAAACAATTCATTCCATGATTTCATTTTTAGCTTCAAATGAAAAGAATGGATTATGTCAAAATATGCGTCAGAAAATTGAAGAAATGAAAGGGGGAACTCTTTCATGA
- a CDS encoding pLS20_p028 family conjugation system transmembrane protein, producing the protein MTEDEILAILEKFADYLQIGDMFQNGIRIVGMLIVKGLVWFIDTITGNFKEVLGVLNFRNNDAVTELMNMLRPIQNLLLGLAILAVGVVLYLGKNAEMRNIPLNVFLIICTLAMLPNLVTQGVRLTEAIGGETVESQGGLGFKTFKNNTVDIYELGAKGWTTDELENRNYLDNLDFFDINERITDAKKVDPDGVLDYEARNKVGGKGHEVKKIKSSDSVLDFFVKQMVVPTYYRWRVFWIPVLITLIALAGATGLFVIRAGRLGIEIAFNYIWANITAFVHIRDLRKFKQACFEIFVGFITLAALMVLFYLYIAFNTFVSNGSEHILVKALLYVGGAWLLYDGPAIIQKQVGVDAGLSTAGGVLAGFGAGKALDAASNTAKATGNAAVGGTGMLAGILQGIGESRGNSDGGKKSDEDGLFGGKDGPDDQEDSSGNDTNTEEDNEGINDKLDDPSKNSEDKNPEGSKTPGSSEDDSKGISDQEEEKGADSTEDATDQPGVNSALDEQGNNPDSKSTSPMEELDSHGSTDEKQSDSNGKTPGSDEAAKKTEPPKKPVKPKHPIGEFIKNELATPKNLKGNKGVIGNTYESASKGHALGKDLVNYTKERKEYKAEKREYKAYKKNKGSDE; encoded by the coding sequence ATGACTGAAGATGAAATACTGGCAATATTAGAAAAATTTGCAGATTATCTTCAAATTGGTGATATGTTTCAAAATGGGATTCGTATCGTTGGCATGCTGATTGTAAAGGGATTAGTTTGGTTTATTGATACCATTACAGGAAATTTTAAAGAAGTTTTAGGCGTGTTGAATTTTAGGAATAATGATGCTGTGACCGAATTAATGAATATGTTGCGACCAATTCAAAACTTACTGCTGGGTTTAGCGATCCTGGCAGTGGGTGTTGTTTTGTATTTAGGTAAAAATGCAGAAATGCGGAATATTCCGCTTAATGTGTTTCTAATTATCTGTACATTAGCAATGTTACCCAATTTAGTGACACAAGGTGTTCGATTAACTGAAGCAATCGGAGGAGAGACTGTTGAAAGTCAAGGTGGTTTAGGTTTTAAAACGTTCAAAAACAATACAGTTGATATCTACGAGCTAGGAGCGAAAGGGTGGACAACAGACGAACTGGAGAATCGAAACTATTTAGATAATCTTGATTTTTTTGACATAAATGAACGAATCACGGATGCTAAAAAAGTTGATCCAGATGGTGTTCTTGATTATGAAGCTAGAAATAAGGTTGGCGGAAAAGGACATGAGGTTAAAAAAATCAAATCGTCTGATAGTGTGTTGGACTTTTTTGTAAAACAAATGGTTGTTCCAACTTATTATCGATGGCGAGTCTTTTGGATACCTGTACTTATCACCTTGATTGCTTTAGCCGGCGCGACAGGTCTTTTTGTCATACGAGCCGGACGGTTGGGGATAGAAATAGCGTTCAACTACATTTGGGCCAACATAACAGCATTTGTTCATATTCGAGATTTAAGGAAATTTAAACAAGCCTGTTTTGAAATATTTGTAGGATTCATTACGCTAGCAGCATTAATGGTTTTGTTCTATCTTTATATCGCATTTAACACATTTGTTAGTAACGGCAGCGAACATATACTAGTGAAAGCTCTCCTATATGTAGGTGGGGCGTGGCTATTGTATGATGGACCAGCTATTATTCAAAAGCAAGTGGGTGTTGATGCAGGTCTTTCTACAGCTGGCGGTGTATTAGCTGGATTTGGTGCGGGTAAAGCATTAGATGCGGCAAGTAATACGGCAAAAGCAACTGGAAATGCAGCTGTTGGTGGAACAGGAATGCTTGCCGGAATTTTACAAGGCATAGGAGAATCTCGTGGTAATTCTGATGGAGGTAAAAAATCGGATGAAGACGGACTATTCGGTGGTAAAGATGGACCAGATGATCAAGAGGATTCTTCAGGAAATGACACCAATACGGAAGAAGATAATGAAGGGATTAATGATAAATTAGATGACCCTTCAAAAAATTCAGAAGATAAAAATCCAGAGGGATCTAAAACGCCTGGTTCTTCAGAGGACGATTCTAAGGGTATTTCCGATCAAGAAGAAGAAAAAGGTGCAGATTCTACTGAAGATGCGACGGATCAACCAGGTGTGAATTCAGCACTGGATGAACAAGGAAATAATCCTGATTCTAAATCAACCTCGCCAATGGAAGAGCTGGATTCACATGGTTCTACAGACGAGAAACAATCTGACAGCAATGGAAAAACACCAGGTTCTGATGAGGCTGCTAAGAAAACAGAGCCACCTAAAAAACCTGTAAAACCAAAACACCCGATTGGCGAATTTATTAAAAATGAACTGGCAACACCTAAAAACTTGAAAGGAAATAAAGGGGTAATTGGAAATACCTATGAATCAGCAAGTAAAGGACATGCACTAGGAAAAGATCTAGTGAACTATACAAAAGAACGCAAAGAATATAAGGCGGAAAAACGCGAGTATAAAGCATATAAGAAAAATAAAGGAAGTGATGAATGA
- a CDS encoding DUF5592 family protein — protein MMFDIQKEITTPVKFWGKLLFVDGIGALVAVTYSLDLSQRAYQPFRIPSVIFLLAMYLFWVFPSKGNKGKRHYHRLVYVLFRNRQTYLSEPYISYEQEEMYDESIETEEELELYDVSEVP, from the coding sequence ATGATGTTTGATATTCAAAAGGAAATTACAACCCCTGTAAAATTTTGGGGTAAATTGTTGTTTGTGGACGGTATTGGTGCTTTAGTAGCCGTTACTTATTCGCTTGATCTCTCACAAAGAGCGTATCAGCCTTTTCGAATTCCTTCTGTTATTTTTCTACTGGCTATGTACCTTTTTTGGGTTTTTCCAAGTAAAGGAAATAAAGGTAAGAGGCACTACCACCGTCTGGTCTATGTTCTTTTTAGAAATAGACAAACTTATTTGTCAGAGCCATACATTTCTTACGAACAAGAAGAGATGTATGATGAATCGATTGAGACAGAAGAAGAATTAGAACTGTATGATGTATCGGAGGTGCCATGA
- a CDS encoding conjugal transfer protein TraE, with amino-acid sequence MILIDDQEVKNDVIPKNDSKKSKETKRKKKKTRIPKVKGKSILDFLSFRRIISEDCIATTYGVTDYFEMEQVSVKNGTKEDRSAAIEEFWDYLRIMTYDHKFICTSNATDMTENIENAKRRFALTEEIDTPYIKEEKAYALQQLEYINNNYMTDEVYLQVFADDEKELKEIQGTVLSARGTFFRMKRISMARKVKLLHSLHNMGDTSFPGVPYTGNDREGRPEEAQRVVDRKGYDPIFISQIQPMGNLNVKDPQVLQTNTGFIKTLHVTDYKRKGNPAFYGDNVFKFRNTTSTIDVKNIDKTDEEFTRSLNRSLGEYEDRVYSSKDKISRKNAQNEYQELDKTVDTILEDDEAVDLLHVRIYLNEATMEALNEKEKEVKTRLKKYGFHANCFVDEAEVEYRALFVSYSENQKQRKRKGQEIRALSFAGSYFFNSAKLIDMNALYSGYTLYGNGLVLINQFFKDRSRKSYGGFYVGNQGFGKSTEIKATAKSNRLLGNNTFMFMVSNESETFVKASGGLHFDAREPRINPMQIYPTDVDIPTNTIKDRQSLVTNITKMKIILSMAANLNRSATNSSQKYLTQFYNEWIENKKLSIDSITKCDPEQYPLYSDFRERMKKFLVSETETTERTLIKDIINGLDIMIDSYGDIFNSYTAFSLEGQKLVAFNLESLLNIQDSEVYNAQYFNLYNMVYSHAVRIGQQEKHLYLTNQKSAQDIIYTDIVSDEFHNPIRSENIELLKQMDRNNREGRKIFIGQHYAVHDINDCFPDTDDNGKMGPISKAVMNLYKLSTYRYIFRQDSSSLPNLERVFGKEVSKSDLQAITKLEEGEAHLNIKGTLNIPFKREISKRDNQIFEGSI; translated from the coding sequence ATGATTCTAATTGACGATCAAGAAGTAAAAAATGATGTGATACCAAAAAATGACAGTAAAAAAAGCAAGGAAACGAAACGTAAAAAGAAAAAAACACGAATACCGAAAGTGAAAGGAAAGTCTATTTTAGACTTTCTTTCTTTTCGCCGCATTATTTCAGAAGACTGTATCGCAACAACTTATGGTGTGACCGATTACTTTGAAATGGAACAAGTATCAGTGAAAAATGGTACTAAAGAAGACCGATCCGCAGCGATTGAAGAATTTTGGGACTATCTACGAATTATGACTTATGATCATAAGTTTATTTGTACCAGTAATGCGACAGATATGACAGAAAATATTGAAAATGCGAAACGTCGGTTTGCGTTAACAGAAGAAATCGATACCCCTTATATTAAAGAAGAAAAGGCCTATGCGTTACAACAGCTTGAATATATCAATAATAATTACATGACTGATGAAGTCTATTTGCAGGTATTTGCGGACGATGAAAAAGAATTGAAAGAAATTCAAGGGACTGTTTTATCAGCAAGAGGTACGTTTTTTAGAATGAAACGAATTAGTATGGCGAGAAAAGTGAAGTTGCTTCATTCACTTCATAATATGGGCGACACGAGTTTTCCAGGTGTACCTTACACTGGAAATGACAGAGAAGGCCGGCCGGAAGAAGCACAACGAGTTGTCGATAGAAAAGGCTATGATCCAATCTTTATCAGTCAAATTCAACCAATGGGCAACCTCAATGTAAAAGATCCTCAAGTTTTACAAACAAATACTGGATTTATTAAGACGTTACATGTGACAGACTATAAACGAAAAGGGAATCCAGCATTTTACGGAGACAATGTGTTTAAGTTCAGGAATACTACCTCAACTATCGATGTAAAAAATATCGATAAAACCGATGAAGAATTTACACGTTCTCTTAACCGCTCTTTAGGAGAATATGAAGATCGTGTGTATTCCAGTAAAGATAAAATCAGTCGCAAAAATGCTCAAAATGAGTACCAGGAACTAGATAAAACGGTTGATACTATTTTAGAGGATGATGAAGCAGTAGATTTACTACACGTGCGAATCTATTTGAACGAAGCAACAATGGAAGCTCTGAATGAAAAGGAAAAAGAAGTAAAAACTCGTCTAAAAAAATACGGTTTCCATGCGAACTGTTTCGTTGATGAAGCAGAAGTAGAATATCGTGCCTTGTTTGTATCGTATTCAGAGAATCAAAAACAACGAAAGCGCAAAGGGCAGGAAATCCGTGCTTTATCATTTGCAGGCAGTTACTTCTTTAATTCGGCTAAATTGATCGATATGAACGCCTTATATTCCGGATACACGTTATATGGCAACGGGTTAGTATTAATTAACCAATTCTTTAAAGACCGCTCTAGAAAGAGTTATGGCGGGTTTTATGTAGGGAATCAGGGCTTTGGTAAGTCTACAGAAATCAAAGCAACCGCGAAAAGTAATCGATTGTTAGGAAACAATACGTTTATGTTTATGGTTTCTAATGAATCTGAAACATTCGTAAAAGCTTCTGGCGGTCTACATTTTGATGCCAGGGAGCCACGAATCAATCCTATGCAGATTTATCCAACAGATGTTGATATTCCAACAAATACGATTAAAGATAGACAATCACTTGTCACGAACATTACAAAGATGAAAATTATATTGTCTATGGCTGCTAACCTAAACCGTAGCGCAACAAATTCAAGTCAGAAGTATCTCACACAATTCTATAACGAGTGGATAGAAAACAAGAAGTTATCCATTGATTCTATTACGAAATGTGATCCAGAACAATATCCTCTGTACAGTGATTTCAGAGAACGAATGAAGAAATTTTTAGTCAGTGAAACAGAAACAACAGAAAGGACACTCATTAAGGATATTATCAACGGATTGGATATCATGATTGATTCCTATGGCGATATTTTTAATTCTTATACCGCTTTTTCTCTGGAAGGGCAAAAACTAGTCGCATTCAATTTGGAAAGTTTGTTAAATATTCAGGATAGTGAAGTCTACAATGCGCAGTATTTTAACTTATACAACATGGTGTATTCGCATGCTGTCCGAATTGGCCAACAAGAGAAACATTTATATCTAACGAACCAGAAAAGCGCCCAGGATATCATATACACAGATATTGTTTCCGATGAATTCCATAATCCTATTCGTTCAGAAAACATTGAATTATTAAAACAAATGGACCGAAATAATCGTGAAGGACGAAAAATCTTTATTGGGCAGCACTATGCAGTTCATGATATCAATGATTGTTTTCCTGACACAGACGATAATGGAAAAATGGGTCCTATTTCTAAAGCAGTAATGAATCTGTATAAACTATCGACGTATCGTTACATTTTTAGGCAGGATTCTTCTTCCTTACCTAACTTAGAACGTGTTTTTGGTAAAGAAGTGAGTAAGTCTGATTTACAAGCCATTACTAAATTAGAAGAAGGGGAAGCCCACTTGAATATAAAAGGAACGCTGAATATCCCTTTCAAACGTGAGATCAGTAAAAGAGATAACCAGATATTTGAAGGGAGTATTTAG
- a CDS encoding toprim domain-containing protein, whose translation MKKHVFTEKQLTYARRTNMFEYMLYRGESFDQISGKMWQHEHHDSLRANDQTGVVTWFSQYDEKKQDKLSSFDNSIEFSMRFFQEPYEQSVQQLLNFQSGQSKEFTYERAPKKREKEPFSMDNWVFGDTGKLSQASRDYLRSRFISDYMIDWFEKNDYFSSDSKNNILVKWYEFVPDGHQTPVGADVMGIYRKPVERRINKKDLTDEKLDRATFKGVSNGSKTSGGFFFASYTTFKESPKLFVYEAPLEALSYVELYKEQLPSDTFFHSMAGLKWESVEERIKEIQNAYPEDKKVTVIMCVNNDEKAKEFLKTVKEMHDAAPEEKQTYDLKVHLPKIENGDFNEQLELKLTGKLASRELKEQEAMQAKVIRQRLLTETQIHTEKQSKQVSVT comes from the coding sequence TTGAAGAAACATGTATTCACGGAGAAACAGTTAACGTATGCTCGACGAACAAATATGTTCGAGTATATGCTTTATCGTGGAGAATCATTTGATCAAATAAGTGGAAAAATGTGGCAACATGAACACCATGATTCGTTACGGGCCAATGATCAGACGGGAGTTGTTACCTGGTTTTCGCAATATGATGAAAAGAAACAAGATAAATTAAGTTCTTTTGATAACTCTATTGAATTTTCTATGCGGTTTTTCCAAGAACCGTATGAACAATCTGTACAACAGTTGCTTAACTTTCAAAGCGGTCAAAGTAAAGAGTTTACTTATGAACGAGCACCTAAAAAAAGAGAAAAAGAACCATTTTCTATGGATAATTGGGTGTTCGGTGATACAGGTAAATTATCACAAGCAAGTAGAGATTACTTACGGTCCCGTTTTATTTCTGATTATATGATCGATTGGTTTGAAAAAAATGATTATTTCAGCTCGGATTCTAAAAATAATATCTTGGTTAAGTGGTACGAATTTGTACCGGATGGGCACCAGACACCAGTTGGTGCCGACGTAATGGGTATTTATCGAAAACCTGTAGAAAGAAGAATTAACAAAAAAGATTTGACCGATGAAAAACTGGATAGAGCAACCTTTAAAGGAGTTTCCAATGGCAGTAAAACGTCAGGAGGCTTCTTTTTTGCTAGTTACACTACATTCAAAGAATCACCGAAGTTATTTGTTTACGAAGCACCATTAGAAGCTCTTTCATATGTAGAGTTGTATAAAGAGCAGCTGCCGAGTGATACTTTTTTTCATTCAATGGCAGGATTGAAATGGGAATCGGTTGAGGAGCGGATCAAAGAGATTCAAAACGCCTATCCAGAAGATAAGAAAGTAACCGTGATAATGTGTGTGAATAATGATGAAAAAGCAAAAGAATTTCTAAAAACGGTAAAAGAAATGCATGACGCAGCGCCAGAAGAGAAACAGACCTATGATCTAAAGGTACATTTACCCAAAATTGAGAATGGTGATTTCAATGAGCAATTAGAACTGAAGCTGACTGGTAAATTAGCCAGTCGTGAATTGAAGGAACAGGAAGCTATGCAAGCGAAAGTTATCCGTCAAAGATTGTTAACTGAAACGCAAATTCATACAGAAAAACAATCGAAACAGGTATCTGTCACATGA
- a CDS encoding bifunctional lytic transglycosylase/C40 family peptidase: MRNLKIKLILIGAACFLCFVMISGIVSSITVTTTMEPEERFSVSASGLSPEVVALKPDFLEAMKEVGMPEKYIDLLLAICMQESGGRVEDVMQSSESLGHSLPNQIDKKTSIKQGVKVLWNNIKAIGEKKVEESEERLKTAVQAYNYGGGFISFMKPHDHKYSKSLAQQFSSMQAAIQGWGSYGDPEYIDHVWRYLKKANGNGAANVTGDFKKILDSILPFDGQPYVFGGKNPSMGFDCSGIVSWAYAQHGITFPSYTVTQWEQSVPVERSEAKAGDLIFFRGTYGAPDFISHIEFYIDETTMYGSNSSGVGYHNHTDPYWQEHFAGIRRLVK, translated from the coding sequence ATGAGGAATCTGAAAATAAAGCTGATTCTTATCGGAGCTGCCTGTTTTCTTTGTTTTGTCATGATTTCAGGTATTGTGTCGTCAATCACTGTCACAACAACGATGGAACCTGAAGAACGTTTTAGTGTTTCTGCTTCTGGTCTATCACCAGAAGTAGTAGCTTTAAAACCCGATTTTCTTGAAGCAATGAAAGAGGTCGGGATGCCGGAAAAATACATTGATCTTCTTCTAGCTATTTGTATGCAAGAAAGCGGTGGACGTGTTGAAGATGTGATGCAATCGAGTGAAAGTCTAGGGCACAGCTTACCAAATCAAATAGACAAAAAAACAAGTATAAAACAAGGTGTAAAAGTCCTTTGGAACAATATAAAAGCGATTGGTGAGAAAAAGGTAGAGGAAAGCGAAGAACGTCTTAAAACGGCTGTACAGGCGTATAATTACGGTGGCGGATTTATTTCGTTTATGAAGCCTCATGATCACAAATATAGTAAATCATTGGCGCAACAATTTTCTTCTATGCAGGCGGCGATTCAAGGTTGGGGTAGTTATGGTGATCCTGAGTATATCGATCATGTATGGCGTTACTTGAAAAAAGCGAATGGAAATGGTGCAGCCAATGTCACAGGTGATTTCAAAAAAATTCTCGATTCAATCTTGCCTTTTGATGGTCAACCCTATGTGTTCGGAGGGAAGAATCCGTCAATGGGTTTTGACTGTAGCGGGATTGTCTCCTGGGCATATGCACAACATGGGATTACCTTTCCTTCGTATACAGTGACACAATGGGAACAGTCAGTACCTGTAGAAAGGTCAGAAGCGAAAGCCGGTGATTTAATTTTCTTTAGAGGAACATATGGCGCTCCTGATTTTATTTCTCATATTGAATTTTATATCGATGAAACAACGATGTATGGCAGTAATAGTAGTGGTGTAGGGTATCATAATCATACTGATCCATATTGGCAAGAACACTTTGCAGGAATCCGTCGATTGGTGAAGTAA
- a CDS encoding type I toxin-antitoxin system Fst family toxin, with translation MFKVLLLYSTVIAPLIVGVILAIFKVWLDKRNK, from the coding sequence GTGTTCAAAGTGTTATTACTATATTCCACGGTGATTGCTCCGCTTATTGTTGGAGTAATCCTTGCGATCTTCAAAGTTTGGCTTGATAAGCGGAACAAATGA